The genomic window CTAAGCATGGGATCACACCTTTGCTATCTTAAATTGACTAATAAACATTCTTTAGTTTTCAGCCTGAAATTGAAACATCCAGCAATTAAAGAGTTTCTTCCATACATGCGGAAAGCCTCATATATGGGGAATCACCAGCATAGCGAAGAACAGATTGAAGAGCACAATTATGCTCAATGCTATGTAAAGCCTATTCTTGGTCAGGAGGAAGGATATTAAAGCAATGATCACGCTGGTGATTGGCGTGAAGACAAGAACCCACAGGCCGGTGGCTATGAAGAAAATGCCGTCAAGATGGATCAGGCCCTCAGGTATTAGACCCAGATATATGTATTTTGAATTCACCTTTAGCTCTGGGTTGTAGCTTGCTATCTGGGCAAGGGTGAATCCAGATCCACCATTCTTTATGAAGATCAACAGCACACCAAAAATAATGAAGAACATGCTTATGGATACACCGACTCTAAGCGCATAACTTATAGCAAGATCACGATCAAAACGCATCAGGCCTCACCCTTCTCCTCTATCTTCCTCATTACATGGTACATAATCACGATGGCAATTATGGAGATCACCGTAGATATTGCAAACTGCACATATGGAGATATCAAAATCACCCTTATTATATAGAAGCCCTTGAGAACCATCTGTATGCCGAGAAACATCAATATTGCAAAGAATATCCATCTGATGCTTCTGTTTGTTATCCTGACAAGGATCTTGGCACCAAGAAAGGCTCCTATCAGTACCCCGATCGCCGTCGCTGCGGCTATGAAAGGCTGTATATATCCGGCATACCAGTAAATTGAGCTGCCAGTTGCAGCTGTTATGCCTATCATAAAGTTGCTTGAAGTGGTCGTAACCTTCATGGGTAGATTTATGGCCCAGTCCATCCC from Thermoplasma sp. Kam2015 includes these protein-coding regions:
- a CDS encoding DUF1634 domain-containing protein encodes the protein MRFDRDLAISYALRVGVSISMFFIIFGVLLIFIKNGGSGFTLAQIASYNPELKVNSKYIYLGLIPEGLIHLDGIFFIATGLWVLVFTPITSVIIALISFLLTKNRLYIALSIIVLFNLFFAMLVIPHI